From the Neobacillus sp. PS3-34 genome, the window GGATCGAGTTTCGATTGATCCGAACATCTATTGTGGAACATGCCAGTATTGCCGCAGCAATCGAGTTCATTTATGCAGTAATCTGCAGGCTGTCGGTGTGACAAGAGATGGCGGTATGGGGGAGTACTGCAGAGTGCCCGCTGCTAATTGCTACCGAATTCCAGAGGAGATGACCTTTGAGGAGGCAGCTCTTGTGGAGCCTTTGGGCTGTGTGTTACATGGCATTAAAAAAATTCACCTGTCTTCATTAAGCAAGGTGCTTATCATTGGCGGCGGTTTTATTGGGCAATTGTTTTTACAATTAGTGAAACATCAAAATGTCGCTTCCATTATGGTAAGTGAACCTGCCGAAAACAAAAAAGAGCTTCTTTATAAGCTGGGTGCCGAAGAAGTGGTCCATCCCATGAATGTTTCTTCGGTTGAGGCCGACGTGGTGATTGAGTGTGTGGGCAGACCAGAAAGCATGGAGCTTGCTGTGAAGTCAGCGGTAAAGGGCGGCCAGGTGTTGCTTTTTGGCGTAGCTGCACCGGAAACGACCATTTCGGTTTCGCCGTTTGACATTTTTTCAAAGGAACTTACGATCAAGGGATCATTTATTAATCCGTATACCCAGGAAGAAGCGATTGCGCTGATTGCGAAAAAGGTAGTGGATGTCCAGTCGCTTATTTCGCATCGGTTTACGATCGAGGAATTGCCTGAGGCAATGGGTGATTATCCAAATCTTAGAGTTTCAAAAGCTGTTATTAACTACTCGTAGTAGAAAGGGGGCAAGGTTCTTTACACGGATTGTCCCTCATAGTGGGAGTTCCTTCCCGAAAAAGGAGAATTAATAGATGTTTCTTACTTTTAAATCCTTTTCCACAGAATTGAAGTATTATCTGCTGATGAATACCTTTTTTTGCTTTGGCTCTGCCTTGTCAGGTGTGTTTCAAAGTGTCTTCCTGTGGAAATTGGATAAAACCTATTCATTACTGGCTTATTATAGCCTGTATTGGTCTATTTCCATTATTATTAGTTTTGTAGTGTGTTCATGGGTGGCAAGGAAGACAAGCCCGATGATTACGATGCGTTTAGGATTTATCTTTTATCTCCTTGCTTACTTGATTATCCTGATTTTTCATGGAACTCTAAGTAATCATATCATGCTGCTGGGAGTCTCGATGGGCTTGGCGATGAGCCTCTACTATACCGGTGTGCATATGGCTGTTTTAGATTTGACCACGAATGATAAACGAGATTCATTTTTATATATACAAGGAGTTTTAAATACAGTTGGAGGGGTCGTTGCCCCGCTTCTGGCTGGGATTTTAATCTCGCAATTTGATGGAATGATTGGGTATTATGTTGTATTCGTCGCAACCTGTGTTTTCTTCTTCATCTCATTTTTAGTTTCGTTAAAAGTGAAGGGAAACCCGATTGCCCCAAAAAGCTATTTTTGGGATGTCATTAAACATCCATCACGCGAATGGAAAAAAATGTACCCCGTTATGTTCGCCGATGGTATAGTATCGGGAGTGTATTGGACCTTTTTGGTGACGATGATTACCTTCAAAGTGGCTGGTGGAGAATTGAACCTTGGCATTTTTAATACTGCCGCTGAAATTGTGTCGATTCTTGCTTTTACGATACTTGCGAAATTTTCCAGTCCTGACTATCGGATTCGTATTTTTGCGATTGGCGCTGTTAGTATATTTTTGAGTTCGCTGCTGTTATCAGCACTGCCTGTATTTATTTCGTTAATTGTTTTTGGAATCATCCAGCCGTTGGCTTCGAATATGATTAACACGTCGATGAATGCGATGATCTATGCGTCGATTGAAATGGATCCTGATTACAAGGACAAACGCCTGGACTACATCATCATTCGAGAAATCCCGCTCGGTATCGGAAGGGCGATCGGCGTATTTATATTCCTGGCGATGAGAAAATACTTTAATATAGATGATCTATTACCCATATCGTTCAGTTTTTTTCCGTTTGTGTTTGTGTTGATGATACCGACATTGTATGTGGTTTGGCGGAAGAAACCGGGGACGGTGCGTGGGTAGGACTTGGAAGATAATTGGAAGGTGACAGGTACCTCCCAGAAAAATGGGAGGTGCCTGTCACCAGAGGAGGTTTGTGTAAATGTTAGGTGCGATTGAAGCAGGGGGTACGAAGTTTGTTTGTGCTGTCGGAGATGAGTTGGGCAATATTATCGAGCGGGTTCAGATTCCGACAACCGTGCCAGAGGAAACGATGCCGAAAGTAATTGACTTTTTTAACCAGTATGATATAAAAGCAATTGGGATTGGTTCGTTCGGTCCGATTGATGTGAACCCGGAAAGCCCAGCATACGGAAATATCACTTCTACACCTAAACCAGGGTGGAGGGATTATCCGTTTGTGAAATCGATGAAAGATGCTTTCCCTGTACCAATCGGATTTAATACTGATGTCAATGCTGCGGCATTGGGAGAGGTGACGCTTGGAGCGGCGAAGGGTTTGGATAGCTGCCTGTACATAACGGTTGGAACGGGAATTGGGGCAGGTGCCGTTGTGCAAGGAAATCTGCTTCAAGGCTATTCGCATCCTGAAATGGGGCATATCCTTGTCAGGCGCCATCCGAATGATGAGTATCAAGGAAAGTGTCCTTATCATCAAGACTGCCTGGAAGGCCTTGCTGCTGGTCCGGCGATTGAAGAACGCTGGGGCGAAAAAGGGATGAATCTTGTAGACCGGGCTGAGGTCTGGGAAATGGAAGGTTACTATATTGCCCAAGCCCTCATGCAGTATGTTTTGATTCTTTCTCCGAAAAGGATTATTCTTGGCGGCGGGGTCATGAACCAAACGCAGGTATTTCCTTCTATATATAAGTATTTGCAGGAGTTTGTTAACGGGTATGTTACATTGCCTGAGCTTTCTGAGTACATTGTCGGTCCTGGCTTAGGGGATAATGCGGGGATTACGGGATCGTTATTGCTTGCACAGCGAGCACTTCAAGAGGAAAACTAAAGTAAGGCTGGAGGTAAAAAACATGCAACCATTATTTTTAAAACCTGTTTTTAAAGAACGGATTTGGGGCGGAACGGAATTACAAAAGGAATTCGGCTACGATATTCCGAATGATAAAACGGGGGAATGCTGGGCGATTTCCGCTCATCCAAATGGACCATCCATTGTTGAAAATGGACCATATGCCGGCATGGCATTGGACGACCTTTGGCGCATACACCCCGAGCTTTTTGGAAATCCGAAGGAAGAGGTCTTTCCTCTTTTAACAAAAATCCTGGACGCAAATATGGACTTATCCGTCCAGGTCCATCCGGAAGATTCCTATGCGAAGGTTAACGAAAATGGAGAACTGGGCAAAACGGAATGCTGGTATATCATCGACTGTAAAGATGACGCTGATATGATCTTCGGCGACAATGCCAAAACAAAAGAAGAATTAATTGAGCAGATTAATGAAGGAAAATGGAATGACCTGCTGCGCAGAGTAAAGATCAAGCCGGGGGACTTCTTCTATGTTCCTAGCGGTACCATCCATGCACTATGTGAGGGTACGCTTGTGCTGGAAACACAGCAAAGCTCTGACACAACCTACCGGGTTTATGATTATGACCGTCGCGATGACAGTGGAAACCTGCGCGATCTTCACCTCGATAAGGCGATTGATGTAACAATAGTTCCGCATCAGGACGTATTGAGCGCCCCTGAAATTGAGGAAAAGGAAAATGCCACGATCACAACCTACGTTAAATCGGAATTTTTCTCCGTTTACAAGTGGGATGTGAAAGGGGCTGCTGAGTTTTCTTTTGATGATAAGTATCTGCTGTTGAGTGTCATTAAAGGTGAAGGATCACTTAAACATAATGGTGAAAGCTACTCCTTGGCGAAGGGAACACACCTCATCATTCCGGTTGGATTTGGAGAATTTGAAGTGGATGGGGAATGTGAATTGATCGTTTCTCACACGTAATAATATGTTCTATTTTTTGCATGATATTAAAAAAGCGTTAAAGGCTCTGAGTTTCTAGAGCCTTTAACGCTTTTTTATTGGCTAAAGAAGTTGATTGGAGCGGAAGGTGCGAGACTCCGGCGGGAGCAGCGGGACAGGTGAGACCCCACAGGCGCTGTGCGCCGAGGAGGCTCACCGCCCGCCCCGCGGAAAGCGAGCATCCTGGAGTGGAAATCAACTACTCCTTTTATAGCAACAAGTATACGAAAACAGTTTTTTTATTTTAAAGTCATATTTGATATTTTTCAGAATAGAATTTACCTATCAGATAGGTTGACAGCCATAAAGCAGGAAAATAAGACCACTAGTAGGTGACAGATTCATGAAAAGTATAAAAAAGTTTTCCTTGCATGAAATGATTGCAGAAGAAATCAAAAGATATATAACCGCTCACCAATTAAAAAGGGGAAACAAACTTCCTTCTGTTGCTGAATTAACTAGTATTCTAGGTGTCAGCCGATCGAGTATACGCGAAGCCTTGCGATACCTTGAGGGAATAGATGTGATAGAGGTTAAAAACGGTAAGGGTATTTTTGTTAAAGAAGGCGGGTCCTTAAAAATAGAAGCGAAAATTGAAGTCGAGCAGGAAAAAAATTATTTATTACATATAAGCGAGCTGCGAAGAGCACTTGAGGGAAAAGCAGTGGAGCTAGCCGCACTTAGGGCGACAGATAAGGAGATTCAAGAAATGGAGAAACTTCTAACGGAGATCATCTCCCTTAAGGAGGCAGGGTTTGATCCATCTGAAGAGGATTGGGCATTCCACAAAGCTATTTATAAAGCTTCCAATAATCCTCTTTTGGAAAGTGTCGCTGAATCTGTCTCAGACACATTTAATAAGCTTTGGAGCAAGCCTTTTGGCATCGACCATATTTTTGTAGATACCCTGCCATTTCATCGTACCATGCTGGATGGCATTGTACAGCGAGACCCAGCTTATGCATTAAAAGAGTTTAATAAAATAATAGACACCGTAGAAAATACTGTTCGAAAAATATAAGAAAGAAGGTACGAGAATGACTAATCATTTATTTTCAGATGAACATGTTTGCACACACTTAGGCGACGAGTATGAACGCTTTCATGGTGCCGTTGTTCCCCCAATCTATCAAAATTCGCTTTTTGTGTTTGAAAGCTTCGAACGTCTTACAGAAGCAATGAAGGACGAGCAAAGCAGCTATCTATACTGGCGCGGGACAAATCCAACCGTTGAAATTGTCGAGAAAAAAATCGCCGCACTTGAAAAAGGTGAGAAGTGCAAATTATTCTCTTCAGGGATGGCAGCAATCTCGTCGGCGATTTTAACATTTTTACAAGCAGGTGATCATGTTTTAAGTGTCAGTAATATTTACGGGCATACGACTAAATTCTTCTCCTATATTGAAAAATTCGGAGTTTCCCACACGAATACGCCGAGTACAGATTTAGATGTCATTGAATCACTGATTCAACCGAATACAAAGGTCATGTATTTAGAAAGCCCGACGACCATGACTTTTAAACTCTTAGACTTGAAAGCGGTTTCATCCTTAGCGAAAAAATACGGGATTAAAACCATTATTGATAACACATGGGCGACGCCGGTGTTCCAGAATCCGATTACCTTTGGAATTGATATCGTGGTTCATTCTGTTTCCAAGTATTTAGGGGGGCACAGTGATCTGGTCGGCGGTGCCTTAATCACAAGTAAGGAAATCATGGACCATCTGTTCTACCATGAATTTCAATTATTGGGCGGAGTGATGCCACCCTATGAAGCATGGTTAGTAATGCGTGGGCTCCGCACCCTCCCACTTCGAATGAAAGCACATCAAGAAAGCGGTTTGAAAATCGCCACCTTCTTAGAAAATCACACTTCTGTAAAAAAAGTTAATTACCCAGGTCTAAAAAGTCATCCAGATTATGAACTTGGAAAACAGCAATTAAAGGGCTACTCGGGCTTAATGAGCTTTGAACTAACCAATAATTCCTTCGATTCAGTTAGAAACGTCATCAACAGTTTGAAACAATTCCAGATTGGCGTTTCCTGGGGTGGATTTGAAAGTTTAGTCATTTCGCCAAATTACGGATATAACACCGAGCAATTAATCAATAGCGGGATGGACCCAGGTTTGATTCGGATTTCTGTTGGTTTAGAAAATGTTGATGAACTAATGGAAGACCTGGACGCGGCATTGAAGCTGAAGGCACGGTCGGTATAAAAGGGCTCCGTACCTTTTATATAAAAAAGAAAAGCATATCAAAGGGGATGAAATTTCATGCTTTATCTCAAAAAGGGATTTGTTATTTTTGTGTTAGTAATGACGTTTTTGGGTATTATCGCAGGCTGCAGCTCAACAACGAACAAATCCGTAAGCAAAGATGGAACGATCAAGCTGCGGATGGTTGAGAGTATTACAAGCCCGGCAAGAACCAAGCTGTTAAGAGGAATGTTAGACAAGTTTGAAAAGGAAAACAAGAAAATTAAAGTAGAGTTGATTTCGCCTCCACTACAAAGTGCTGATGATAAAATAAACCAGATGCTGATGGCGAAGGAGGACATTGATGTACTGGAAGTACGTGAGCAAACGGTCAAAAACTTCTCCAATAATAAATTTATCGTGGATCTATCCCCATATACTAACAAGTGGGAGAACTGGAATACATTAACCGAAACAATCAAGCACGGAGCTACAGCTGTTGACAATAAACCTTATTATATTCCGTATGGCGTATATGAAAAAACGTTGTTCTATAGGAAGGATTGGTTTCAAGAGGCAGGCTTAGAAGTTCCAAAGACGTGGGATGATTTAGTTAATGCTGCTATTAAACTAACAGACCCTGCCAAAAACCGCTATGGTTATAGCTTCAGAGGCGGTGCCGGATCACCAGACTATATCGAATTTATGACATGGTCCTATCTTGGCAAGAAAATAAATCCAAAGGATGCTTATTTCACACAGGATGGAAAGGTGATATTTGATACACCTGAAGCTAAGCAGGTGCTAGACACATTAGTAAAATTGTACAAAAAAGCTTCCCCTCCTGATTCTATTAGCTGGAGCTATCCGGAAATGGTTCAGGGCTTCACGTCTGGAATGACGGCGATGCTAATTCAGGACCCAGAGGTAATTGTGACGTCAGAAGAAAATATGAAAAAAGGAACCTGGGCTACTGCACCAATTCCAAAAGGAACGCCATCTGGTGTAGCACAGCAGCCTGCAGGTACAGCTGGATGGGGAATTGGAGCTTTTTCTAAACATAAAGATGCAGCATGGAAGCTTGTTTCTTTCTTATCAAGCCCTGAAGAAAATCTATTTTTCGCAAAAAATAATTCTTTAATTCCGATTCATTTGAGCGCAGGTGATGACCCATATTTCAAGGAAGGCTATTTCAGCTCTTATATTGAAATGAATGCCAAGCCAGATGAGTTCTTAATTGCAGATCGTCCTGTTGAATATAAGGGCTATGCTGACTACCGGGCATTCGCAGTAAAAGATATTCAGTCTCTCCTATTAGGTAAGATGTCAGAAGAACAAGCCTTAGCAAAATGGACTGATTTTTGGAAAAAAGAAAAAGAAAATAAAAAATAGGCCGATTGGGGGCAGTGCCATTCTGCTGCCCTCCTTTCTTTTTGGGTGGGAATGAAAGGAGTAAATGAAACTTGAAAACGCAAACAGAAACCGTCACAGAGCGAAGCTTGCCATCGTTTTCTATCTCTAGACATGGTCTTTTTATTTTCCTTTGCTTACTGCCAGCATTATTACTAGTAACCGTATTTATTTACTACCCTTTGTTCAAAGGGGTCGTTATGGCCTTTCAAAGTTATTCGTTATTTGATTTATCTAACATCGAGTTTATCGGCCTGGAAAACTTCAAAACCGTTATGGCTGATTCTGCCTTTAAAGAGTCGCTTATTAATAGTTTTTATTGGGTCTTCTTTTCATTGCTTCCGCAGTTCTTAATTGGTTTTATCGTTGCATTGTTATTAAGAAGGAAGTTCCGGGGCAGAGGGATTTATCAGGCCTTCATCTTTTTCCCATGGGCGATGTCCGGTTTTTTAATCGGTTTGATTTGGCGTTGGATGTTAAATGGCCAAGCTGGCGTGATCAATGACCTTTTGATAAAGCTGAACATCATTGATACTGCGATCCCTTTTTTAGCCGATCCAACCTGGGCTATGGTTTCTGTCATTGTAGCAAATGTGTGGTACGGAATTACCTTTTTTGCCATCATGATTTTAGCCGCTTTGCAATCTATACCGGATGAATTATATGAAGCGGCGAAGATTGATGGGGCCAACTATATACAACAGCTTTTCAAGGTGACCATTCCATATATTCTGCCCACCCTTATTGTTACAACATTACTGCGTGTTATTTGGATCTTAAACTTTCCGGATTTGATTTATTCTCTCACGAATGGCGGTCCTGCTGGTTCTACACATATTCTCTCGACCTTTATGCTGGAGAAACTAATATATGGGCAAAACTATGGGCAGGCAGCTGCAGTCGGTGTCATTTTGATTTTCATTCTACTCTTCTTTTCTATTTTTTATCTGTTAGCAACAAAATTCAATAAAGCGGGTGATTTTTAATGGCGAGGCAAATAAATTGGCAGCTGCTGTTCAAGGTTGTTTTTTTATCCTTATTCCTTGTCTTTACCGTGTTCCCGCTTTACTGGATTTTCATTACTTCCTTAAAACCCACCAAGGATATGTTTTCTCTCCCAATTCACTATTCGCAGGAAACTATAACATTTGAAAACTATATTAATATTTTCAAGATTTCTAATTTCGATATTTAT encodes:
- a CDS encoding aminotransferase class I/II-fold pyridoxal phosphate-dependent enzyme, yielding MTNHLFSDEHVCTHLGDEYERFHGAVVPPIYQNSLFVFESFERLTEAMKDEQSSYLYWRGTNPTVEIVEKKIAALEKGEKCKLFSSGMAAISSAILTFLQAGDHVLSVSNIYGHTTKFFSYIEKFGVSHTNTPSTDLDVIESLIQPNTKVMYLESPTTMTFKLLDLKAVSSLAKKYGIKTIIDNTWATPVFQNPITFGIDIVVHSVSKYLGGHSDLVGGALITSKEIMDHLFYHEFQLLGGVMPPYEAWLVMRGLRTLPLRMKAHQESGLKIATFLENHTSVKKVNYPGLKSHPDYELGKQQLKGYSGLMSFELTNNSFDSVRNVINSLKQFQIGVSWGGFESLVISPNYGYNTEQLINSGMDPGLIRISVGLENVDELMEDLDAALKLKARSV
- a CDS encoding zinc-dependent alcohol dehydrogenase family protein; protein product: MKAAVLQGTKQMEVLDWQYPIASSQEVIVKVKSCGICGTDQHIYHGHPGSAEVQPPIVLGHELAGEVVEIGSEVSSLQKGDRVSIDPNIYCGTCQYCRSNRVHLCSNLQAVGVTRDGGMGEYCRVPAANCYRIPEEMTFEEAALVEPLGCVLHGIKKIHLSSLSKVLIIGGGFIGQLFLQLVKHQNVASIMVSEPAENKKELLYKLGAEEVVHPMNVSSVEADVVIECVGRPESMELAVKSAVKGGQVLLFGVAAPETTISVSPFDIFSKELTIKGSFINPYTQEEAIALIAKKVVDVQSLISHRFTIEELPEAMGDYPNLRVSKAVINYS
- a CDS encoding MFS transporter, which gives rise to MFLTFKSFSTELKYYLLMNTFFCFGSALSGVFQSVFLWKLDKTYSLLAYYSLYWSISIIISFVVCSWVARKTSPMITMRLGFIFYLLAYLIILIFHGTLSNHIMLLGVSMGLAMSLYYTGVHMAVLDLTTNDKRDSFLYIQGVLNTVGGVVAPLLAGILISQFDGMIGYYVVFVATCVFFFISFLVSLKVKGNPIAPKSYFWDVIKHPSREWKKMYPVMFADGIVSGVYWTFLVTMITFKVAGGELNLGIFNTAAEIVSILAFTILAKFSSPDYRIRIFAIGAVSIFLSSLLLSALPVFISLIVFGIIQPLASNMINTSMNAMIYASIEMDPDYKDKRLDYIIIREIPLGIGRAIGVFIFLAMRKYFNIDDLLPISFSFFPFVFVLMIPTLYVVWRKKPGTVRG
- a CDS encoding sugar ABC transporter permease; this encodes MKTQTETVTERSLPSFSISRHGLFIFLCLLPALLLVTVFIYYPLFKGVVMAFQSYSLFDLSNIEFIGLENFKTVMADSAFKESLINSFYWVFFSLLPQFLIGFIVALLLRRKFRGRGIYQAFIFFPWAMSGFLIGLIWRWMLNGQAGVINDLLIKLNIIDTAIPFLADPTWAMVSVIVANVWYGITFFAIMILAALQSIPDELYEAAKIDGANYIQQLFKVTIPYILPTLIVTTLLRVIWILNFPDLIYSLTNGGPAGSTHILSTFMLEKLIYGQNYGQAAAVGVILIFILLFFSIFYLLATKFNKAGDF
- a CDS encoding ROK family protein, whose translation is MLGAIEAGGTKFVCAVGDELGNIIERVQIPTTVPEETMPKVIDFFNQYDIKAIGIGSFGPIDVNPESPAYGNITSTPKPGWRDYPFVKSMKDAFPVPIGFNTDVNAAALGEVTLGAAKGLDSCLYITVGTGIGAGAVVQGNLLQGYSHPEMGHILVRRHPNDEYQGKCPYHQDCLEGLAAGPAIEERWGEKGMNLVDRAEVWEMEGYYIAQALMQYVLILSPKRIILGGGVMNQTQVFPSIYKYLQEFVNGYVTLPELSEYIVGPGLGDNAGITGSLLLAQRALQEEN
- the manA gene encoding mannose-6-phosphate isomerase, class I encodes the protein MQPLFLKPVFKERIWGGTELQKEFGYDIPNDKTGECWAISAHPNGPSIVENGPYAGMALDDLWRIHPELFGNPKEEVFPLLTKILDANMDLSVQVHPEDSYAKVNENGELGKTECWYIIDCKDDADMIFGDNAKTKEELIEQINEGKWNDLLRRVKIKPGDFFYVPSGTIHALCEGTLVLETQQSSDTTYRVYDYDRRDDSGNLRDLHLDKAIDVTIVPHQDVLSAPEIEEKENATITTYVKSEFFSVYKWDVKGAAEFSFDDKYLLLSVIKGEGSLKHNGESYSLAKGTHLIIPVGFGEFEVDGECELIVSHT
- a CDS encoding FadR/GntR family transcriptional regulator, yielding MKSIKKFSLHEMIAEEIKRYITAHQLKRGNKLPSVAELTSILGVSRSSIREALRYLEGIDVIEVKNGKGIFVKEGGSLKIEAKIEVEQEKNYLLHISELRRALEGKAVELAALRATDKEIQEMEKLLTEIISLKEAGFDPSEEDWAFHKAIYKASNNPLLESVAESVSDTFNKLWSKPFGIDHIFVDTLPFHRTMLDGIVQRDPAYALKEFNKIIDTVENTVRKI
- a CDS encoding sugar ABC transporter substrate-binding protein; this encodes MLYLKKGFVIFVLVMTFLGIIAGCSSTTNKSVSKDGTIKLRMVESITSPARTKLLRGMLDKFEKENKKIKVELISPPLQSADDKINQMLMAKEDIDVLEVREQTVKNFSNNKFIVDLSPYTNKWENWNTLTETIKHGATAVDNKPYYIPYGVYEKTLFYRKDWFQEAGLEVPKTWDDLVNAAIKLTDPAKNRYGYSFRGGAGSPDYIEFMTWSYLGKKINPKDAYFTQDGKVIFDTPEAKQVLDTLVKLYKKASPPDSISWSYPEMVQGFTSGMTAMLIQDPEVIVTSEENMKKGTWATAPIPKGTPSGVAQQPAGTAGWGIGAFSKHKDAAWKLVSFLSSPEENLFFAKNNSLIPIHLSAGDDPYFKEGYFSSYIEMNAKPDEFLIADRPVEYKGYADYRAFAVKDIQSLLLGKMSEEQALAKWTDFWKKEKENKK